In Capricornis sumatraensis isolate serow.1 chromosome 16, serow.2, whole genome shotgun sequence, a genomic segment contains:
- the LOC138093284 gene encoding large ribosomal subunit protein eL42-like: protein MVNVSKTRRTFCKKCEKHQPHKVTQYKKGKDSLYAQEKRRYDRKQSGYGGQTKPIFRKKAKTTKKIVLRLEYVEPNCRSKRMLAIKRCKHFELGGDKKRKGQVIQF from the coding sequence ATGGTGAATGTTTCAAAAACCCGCCGGACTTTCTGTAAGAAGTGTGAGAAGCACCAGCCCCACAAAGTGACACAGTACAAGAAGGGCAAGGATTCTCTGTATGCCCAGGAAAAGCGGCGTTATGACAGGAAACAGAGTGGCTATGGTGGGCAGACTAAGCCGATTTTCCGGAAAAAGGCTAAAACTACAAAGAAGATTGTACTGAGGCTTGAATATGTTGAGCCTAACTGTAGATCAAAGAGAATGCTGGCTATTAAGAGATGCAAGCATTTTGAGCTGGGAGGCGATAAGAAGAGAAAGGGCCAAGTGATCCAGTTTTGa